The Pectinophora gossypiella chromosome 10, ilPecGoss1.1, whole genome shotgun sequence genome contains a region encoding:
- the LOC126370390 gene encoding uncharacterized protein LOC126370390: MVKSGSKLIETMVFIEVLYYPTNLYKLLARSAKISWGLSPEVIRTIYVAVIEPTILYAASVWAAAASKITVQKQLNAIQRGFAQKICKGYRTISLNAALIIAGVLPLDLRVQEAAKFYEAKRGRPLEHLDGGDLADREIEEKECFLKALHPASEEDIVFQCLENTDPQTLEEYHIVGNMIFTDGSKIEGKVGAALSRWLDGREVEHKKFKLEPYCSVFQAELYALWRAVEMATTHEVTNILSDSRSSLELLKNQREFHPLAVKIRKTLRNLRTQNKTVKLFWIRAHAGVAGNERADELAKEAALKMKVKSHYDRCPISFVKNKIRQSSIAQWDRRYQEGSTAETTKVFLPDAKIAYRFVRKARLTPTMVQVLTGHGGFADYLCRFKLRTEAGCFCDPDIKQDIWHIILDCPKFGKRRFELEMQINLQLKKENLSTILFDNSYRVPFTNFCTIVVKHIAALNK; the protein is encoded by the exons ATGGTGAAGTCTGGTTCTAAATTAATTGAAACCATGGTGTTCATCGAGGTGCTATACTATC CAACAAACCTCTACAAGCTATTGGCCAGATCAGCAAAGATATCCTGGGGACTGAGCCCGGAGGTGATCAGGACCATATATGTGGCAGTAATCGAGCCAACTATTCTTTATGCAGCAAGTGTCTGGGCCGCAGCAGCATCAAAAATAACAGTGCAAAAACAACTCAACGCCATACAGAGGGGCTTTGCACAGAAGATCTGCAAGGGTTATCGCACGATTTCCTTGAACGCAGCCCTTATAATAGCTGGAGTTCTCCCCTTGGACCTTCGGGTGCAAGAGGCGGCAAAATTTTATGAGGCAAAGCGAGGGAGACCTCTTGAGCACCTGGATGGCGGGGACCTGGCAGATAGGGAAATTGAAGAAAAGGAGTGCTTCCTGAAGGCCCTGCATCCGGCTAGCGAGGAAGACATAGTGTTCCAATGCCTCGAAAATACCGACCCTCAGACATTGGAAGAGTACCATATAGTAGGAAACATGATATTCACCGATGGTAGTAAAATTGAGGGTAAGGTAGGGGCAGCTCTTTCTCGCTGGTTGGATGGCAGAGAGGTAGAGCATAAGAAATTCAAACTAGAACCCTACTGCTCTGTATTTCAGGCGGAGCTCTATGCGCTGTGGAGGGCAGTGGAAATGGCAACAACTCACGAGGTTACCAATATCTTAAGCGATTCCCGCTCCTCCCTAGAGCTCCTGAAAAACCAAAGAGAATTTCATCCATTAGCTGTCAAAATACGGAAAACATTAAGAAACCTACGCACTCAGAACAAAACAGTTAAACTCTTTTGGATAAGGGCCCATGCGGGGGTAGCGGGGAATGAACGGGCGGACGAACTGGCCAAAGAAGCTGCGCTCAAAATGAAAGTAAAGTCCCACTACGACCGATGCCCTATCTCATTCGTGAAGAATAAGATAAGGCAATCATCAATCGCGCAGTGGGACCGCAGATACCAGGAGGGCTCAACAGCAGAGACCACGAAAGTCTTTCTCCCGGACGCGAAAATAGCTTACCGCTTCGTGAGGAAAGCCAGGCTCACGCCAACTATGGTGCAGGTATTAACGGGACACGGAGGCTTTGCGGACTACCTTTGCAGATTCAAGTTGAGAACAGAAGCAGGGTGCTTCTGCGACCCAGACATAAAACAGGACATTTGGCATATCATCCTGGATTGTCCAAAATTCGGTAAAAGAAGATTCGAGCTGGAGATGCAGATCAACCTGCAACTCAAAAAGGAGAATCTGAGCACAATACTTTTCGACAACAGCTATAGAGTTCCGTTTACAAACTTTTGCACAATAGTAGTAAAACATATTGCAGCACTAAACAAATAA